A window from Pseudomonas alloputida encodes these proteins:
- a CDS encoding M20 aminoacylase family protein: MGILQSNQTPGSAAELDEFVMLRRQIHAAPEIGGDTPDTSALVADKLQALGYEVHRNVGGHGVVGVLKVGDSPRSIGLRADMDALPMGEKNAFAHASKIPGRMHACGHDGHTAILLAAAAQLAATRQFNGTLNVIFQPDEEGLAGAKAMIDDGLFERFPCDSVYALHNMPGLPVGTCVVQAGPTMASSERVSIRITGKGGHGAMPELSVDPVMALNSLISGIQTIKSRNLSVEDYAVISIGMIQAGTVYNIIPDEACMLLSVRTDTAQTQQKINSRIDALAKGHAESYGVEIDVQFTQLAPALCNSDHESTLLRDSLRPLFADGALLDKMPKKVMGTEDFAYMLQARPGCYFMLGNGTGEFHGCSVHNPHYDFNDALVKIGADCWVKWVQDYLR, encoded by the coding sequence ATGGGTATTTTGCAGAGCAATCAAACACCGGGCTCAGCCGCCGAGCTGGATGAGTTCGTCATGCTGCGCCGGCAGATCCACGCTGCGCCGGAAATTGGCGGCGACACCCCCGATACGTCGGCCCTGGTAGCCGACAAGCTGCAAGCTTTGGGCTATGAAGTGCATCGCAATGTGGGCGGGCATGGTGTGGTCGGCGTGCTGAAAGTGGGGGACAGCCCGCGCAGCATCGGTTTGCGTGCAGACATGGACGCACTGCCCATGGGCGAAAAGAATGCGTTTGCGCATGCCAGCAAGATCCCCGGCCGCATGCATGCCTGTGGCCATGACGGGCATACCGCGATCCTGCTGGCAGCCGCTGCGCAACTGGCGGCTACACGCCAGTTCAACGGCACGTTGAACGTGATATTCCAGCCCGACGAGGAAGGCCTGGCGGGGGCCAAGGCGATGATCGACGACGGCCTGTTCGAGCGCTTTCCGTGCGACTCGGTGTATGCGCTGCATAACATGCCCGGCCTGCCGGTGGGCACGTGCGTGGTGCAGGCGGGGCCCACCATGGCGTCTTCCGAACGTGTCAGCATTCGGATTACCGGTAAAGGCGGGCATGGTGCGATGCCGGAACTGTCGGTAGACCCGGTGATGGCGTTGAACAGCCTGATCAGTGGCATCCAGACCATCAAGTCGCGCAACCTGAGCGTCGAGGACTACGCCGTGATCAGCATCGGCATGATCCAGGCCGGCACCGTCTACAACATCATCCCTGACGAGGCCTGCATGTTGCTGAGCGTGCGCACTGACACGGCCCAGACCCAGCAGAAGATCAACAGCCGCATCGACGCCCTGGCCAAGGGGCACGCAGAAAGCTATGGCGTGGAGATCGATGTGCAATTCACCCAACTGGCGCCCGCCTTGTGCAACAGCGATCACGAAAGCACGTTGCTGCGTGACAGCCTGAGGCCGTTGTTCGCCGACGGCGCGCTGCTGGACAAGATGCCGAAGAAGGTCATGGGCACCGAAGACTTTGCCTACATGTTGCAGGCGCGGCCTGGCTGTTACTTCATGCTGGGCAATGGCACGGGCGAGTTCCATGGGTGCTCGGTGCATAACCCCCACTACGATTTCAATGATGCGTTGGTGAAGATTGGCGCTGATTGTTGGGTGAAGTGGGTTCAGGACTATCTGCGTTGA
- a CDS encoding SDR family oxidoreductase produces MRLAESVVILTGASGGIGLELAEQLCAAGAQVLAVSRHMGKLAGLMNRYPDRLRWQEADLRSPSGREQVIERAREMGAVNVLINAAGVNRFALLDQLDEYALDELLDINLKAPLQLTRACLPLLRAQPKALVVNVGSTYGSIGYPGYATYCASKFALRGFSQALRRELADTTVNVLYAAPRATRTTMNSSAATALNQALKVGMDDPADVARAVLQAVQSERTELYLGWPEKLFVRINGMLPGMVDRALRKQLPVIRRYIGSHSKESNK; encoded by the coding sequence ATGCGTTTGGCTGAGTCCGTGGTGATCCTCACCGGCGCCAGTGGGGGCATAGGCCTGGAATTGGCTGAACAGCTCTGCGCTGCCGGTGCCCAGGTGTTGGCCGTCAGTCGGCATATGGGCAAGCTGGCTGGCCTGATGAACCGGTACCCTGATCGTCTGCGCTGGCAGGAGGCCGACCTGCGCAGCCCGTCAGGGCGCGAACAGGTCATCGAGCGGGCACGCGAGATGGGGGCTGTGAATGTGCTGATCAACGCTGCTGGCGTGAATCGCTTCGCTCTGCTCGACCAGCTGGATGAGTATGCGTTGGACGAGCTATTGGACATCAACCTGAAGGCTCCCCTGCAACTGACCCGCGCCTGCCTGCCGTTGCTGCGCGCTCAGCCCAAGGCGTTGGTGGTCAATGTCGGGTCGACCTATGGCTCGATCGGCTACCCCGGCTACGCCACCTACTGCGCCAGCAAGTTTGCGCTGCGTGGTTTTTCGCAAGCGCTGCGCCGCGAGTTGGCCGACACCACGGTGAACGTGCTGTATGCCGCCCCCCGGGCGACCCGCACAACGATGAACAGCAGCGCTGCGACTGCGCTCAATCAAGCGCTGAAAGTTGGTATGGACGACCCGGCGGACGTCGCCCGTGCTGTGCTCCAGGCGGTGCAATCCGAGCGCACCGAGCTTTACCTGGGGTGGCCGGAAAAGCTCTTCGTGCGTATCAACGGCATGTTGCCGGGCATGGTCGATCGCGCTCTACGCAAGCAACTGCCAGTCATTCGCCGCTATATCGGCAGCCACTCCAAGGAGTCGAACAAATGA
- a CDS encoding TenA family transcriptional regulator, whose translation MSFFDTLQVQTAQERQALFAVPVIREALAGQVSLDSYVAFLTQAYYHVRHTVPLMMACGARLPLRLEWLRGAVCEYIEEEYGHEQWILNDIRACGGDWEAVRDGQPVQSIELMVAYLYDLIARGNPVGLFGMVNVLEGTSIALATQAAGVIQNTLALPDQAFSYLSSHGALDQEHMVTYKRLMDRLDDAGDQQAVLHAAKVVYRLYTEMFQGLPRAGQQEVHHAFG comes from the coding sequence ATGTCCTTTTTCGACACCCTGCAAGTACAAACCGCCCAAGAGCGTCAGGCGCTGTTCGCCGTACCGGTGATCCGCGAAGCGCTGGCCGGCCAGGTCAGCCTGGACAGCTACGTCGCCTTCCTGACCCAGGCCTATTACCACGTGCGCCATACCGTGCCGCTGATGATGGCCTGTGGGGCTCGATTGCCGCTGCGGCTGGAGTGGCTGCGCGGCGCGGTCTGCGAATACATTGAGGAGGAATACGGCCACGAGCAGTGGATCCTCAACGACATCAGAGCGTGCGGCGGTGACTGGGAGGCCGTGCGCGATGGCCAGCCGGTGCAATCCATCGAGCTGATGGTCGCCTACCTGTACGACCTGATCGCCCGTGGCAACCCGGTCGGGTTGTTCGGCATGGTCAACGTGCTCGAAGGCACCAGCATCGCCCTGGCCACCCAGGCGGCGGGCGTTATCCAGAACACATTGGCCCTGCCTGACCAGGCGTTCAGCTACCTCAGCTCGCACGGTGCGCTCGACCAGGAGCACATGGTGACCTACAAACGGTTGATGGATCGCCTCGACGATGCCGGTGACCAGCAGGCCGTCCTCCACGCGGCCAAGGTCGTCTACCGCTTGTACACCGAGATGTTCCAGGGCTTGCCGCGTGCCGGGCAGCAAGAGGTGCACCATGCGTTTGGCTGA
- a CDS encoding porin — translation MNTRITSLLLMIQGACLAAQAQAEGFPTLARIAPGFGYYGLDYGFDDTLKVYGTVDAFASYHDSQHHSGFRLAGGGAWTNKLGLYARKALDPDTVVELDVEEGFNLNGEALEGTWDTVGTLRLATVALRSRTLGKLEFGKTYGMATPTYADPFLATYGSPYTYLALPAAGKGAFYLDLRPKHTLAYTSPTFSGFSLGTALSFGFDDAASAGRTVRGGGARLQYRNSRVMLLASYNRYYSDPWDDGGASRQTANDFKSLSAFYDFGPLATSLTWQRQDVDQAGTPSTTLYTFGMMAPVGELDVLRLAVMQRQVSARDKDAWGVMIGYDHFINPRWALYGRLGMIANQRASSVTYAGTPVDQAGDNPSNVSLGMYYHF, via the coding sequence ATGAACACTCGCATTACGTCGTTGCTGTTGATGATCCAAGGGGCTTGCCTTGCTGCGCAGGCACAGGCAGAGGGTTTTCCGACGCTCGCGCGGATTGCGCCGGGTTTTGGTTATTACGGGCTGGATTACGGCTTCGATGACACGCTCAAGGTGTACGGCACCGTGGATGCATTCGCCAGCTATCACGACTCACAGCACCACTCGGGTTTCAGGCTGGCCGGTGGCGGCGCCTGGACCAACAAGCTCGGGCTGTACGCACGCAAGGCGCTTGACCCCGATACCGTGGTGGAGCTTGACGTCGAGGAGGGTTTCAACCTCAATGGCGAGGCCTTGGAGGGCACCTGGGATACCGTCGGCACCCTGCGCCTGGCGACAGTCGCCCTGCGCTCGCGCACCCTGGGCAAGCTCGAGTTCGGCAAGACCTACGGCATGGCCACACCCACATACGCCGACCCGTTCCTGGCCACCTATGGCTCGCCCTACACCTACCTGGCCCTGCCTGCCGCCGGCAAGGGCGCCTTTTACCTTGACCTGCGCCCCAAGCACACCCTGGCCTACACCAGCCCGACCTTCAGTGGCTTCAGCCTCGGTACCGCGCTGAGCTTTGGCTTCGACGATGCCGCCAGCGCTGGGCGCACCGTGCGTGGCGGTGGCGCCCGGCTGCAGTACCGCAACAGCCGGGTGATGTTGCTGGCCTCCTACAACCGTTACTACAGCGACCCATGGGACGACGGCGGCGCTTCACGCCAGACCGCCAACGATTTCAAGAGCCTGTCGGCGTTCTACGATTTCGGCCCGCTGGCCACCAGCCTCACCTGGCAACGTCAGGACGTGGACCAGGCCGGCACGCCCAGCACCACGCTGTACACCTTCGGCATGATGGCGCCGGTGGGCGAGCTGGACGTGCTGCGCCTGGCAGTGATGCAACGCCAGGTCAGCGCCCGCGACAAGGACGCGTGGGGAGTGATGATCGGCTATGACCACTTCATCAACCCCCGCTGGGCCCTTTATGGACGCCTTGGCATGATCGCCAACCAGCGCGCCTCGTCGGTCACCTACGCCGGCACCCCGGTGGATCAGGCGGGCGATAACCCAAGCAACGTCTCACTAGGCATGTACTACCACTTCTGA
- a CDS encoding LysR family transcriptional regulator, with protein MKLHQLRALVAIHNAGSILEASKLMHITQPALSRSIKELEREVGFTLLQRSHKGMALTEEGKRVIRHANLVVESIRRLQIEAASIQDAALGAVSIGVTSLTAMLDGVDESILAFRRKYPRVKITITDLRPSQILQRLRDGSLDFAITSQQPLSRLSLDWEALGSIKGRVICHASNRQKFSQSLRTLQYAPWISLDELSDQASQFHQLFEANGLRVPQNTVECTSVMMALKLLKNTESLMTISELAVDQGFTYGIDCEFVAMAVQELIPDYPINLVCIDRHSLTAPAQELFHSLRGQVLKQTRPVGSEVVVHA; from the coding sequence TTGAAACTTCACCAACTCAGGGCGCTGGTCGCCATTCATAACGCAGGTAGCATCCTCGAAGCCTCCAAGCTCATGCACATTACTCAGCCCGCGCTGAGCCGCTCGATCAAGGAGCTGGAGCGGGAGGTAGGGTTTACCCTGTTGCAGCGGTCGCACAAAGGCATGGCCCTTACCGAGGAAGGCAAGCGTGTCATCCGCCATGCCAACCTCGTGGTAGAGAGCATACGCCGCCTGCAGATCGAAGCGGCGAGCATTCAGGATGCGGCGCTGGGCGCCGTGTCGATCGGGGTGACGTCGTTGACGGCGATGCTCGATGGCGTCGATGAAAGTATCCTGGCCTTTCGGCGCAAGTACCCGCGGGTGAAGATCACCATCACCGACCTGCGTCCCAGCCAGATCCTGCAGCGCTTGCGCGATGGCAGCCTGGACTTTGCCATTACTTCGCAGCAACCGCTGAGTCGGCTGAGCCTGGACTGGGAGGCGCTGGGCAGTATCAAGGGCAGGGTGATTTGCCACGCCTCGAATCGGCAGAAGTTCAGCCAGTCACTGCGCACCTTGCAATACGCCCCCTGGATCAGCCTGGACGAGTTGTCCGACCAGGCTTCGCAGTTTCACCAACTGTTCGAGGCCAACGGCCTTCGGGTGCCACAGAACACCGTTGAATGCACTTCAGTGATGATGGCGCTGAAGCTGTTGAAGAACACGGAATCGTTGATGACCATCAGCGAACTGGCGGTGGACCAAGGGTTTACCTACGGTATCGATTGCGAGTTCGTCGCCATGGCGGTGCAGGAGTTGATTCCGGATTACCCCATCAATCTGGTCTGCATCGACCGCCACAGCCTCACGGCGCCTGCCCAGGAGCTGTTCCACAGCTTGCGCGGGCAGGTGCTCAAGCAGACCCGCCCCGTGGGGTCAGAAGTGGTAGTACATGCCTAG
- a CDS encoding AMP-binding protein: MRHELTAFQALLRQHAVEHPDAVAVQGDAQRYTYRQLLNEVESRASCLRSQPPGTFAVVLDNGPEALFWDLAALFAERASVTVPPFFSATQFQHCLQQSGVTAVVCEAQWAEQLIALGFARQAPAGVWQRDSFVAPALPEGTAKITYTSGSTGTPKGVCLSAETLLRVAHELEAASRPTAPQRYLAVLPLGVLLENLGVYAALMAGACVQLYPQQQLGMGGASQVDFKRLLGAIALSGAQSLILVPQLLMGLVTAIERGLMRVGPLRLVAVGGARVSPSLLARAEAVGLPVFEGYGLSECASVVALNRTGAVRPGSVGKPLPHVQVRIAEDGEVLVAGSTLLGYLGEPPVTGQWWATGDVGHLDEDGYLYLDGRKKHQFITSFGRNVNPEWVEAELSQSGVIAQAFVHGEALPRNLALLWPLDPGISDEAIEQAVQQCNARLPDYARVHDWRRLPVPLSTLDETLTANGRPRREAILQRYHTLLSDISL, translated from the coding sequence ATGCGGCATGAACTGACAGCCTTTCAGGCACTGTTGCGCCAGCACGCCGTGGAGCATCCTGACGCCGTGGCCGTTCAGGGCGATGCGCAGCGTTACACCTACCGGCAACTGCTCAACGAAGTCGAATCCCGTGCGAGCTGCTTGCGCAGCCAACCACCGGGAACCTTCGCCGTGGTGCTGGATAACGGGCCCGAAGCGCTATTCTGGGATTTGGCGGCGCTGTTCGCCGAACGCGCCAGTGTGACAGTGCCGCCGTTTTTCAGCGCGACCCAGTTCCAGCACTGCTTGCAGCAAAGCGGAGTGACGGCGGTCGTGTGTGAGGCGCAGTGGGCCGAACAGCTCATTGCGCTTGGCTTTGCCCGGCAGGCGCCAGCTGGCGTGTGGCAGCGTGACAGTTTTGTCGCCCCGGCGCTGCCTGAGGGCACTGCCAAGATCACTTATACCTCCGGTAGCACCGGCACGCCCAAAGGCGTGTGCCTGAGCGCTGAAACCCTGTTGCGTGTGGCGCATGAGCTGGAGGCCGCCAGCCGCCCAACCGCGCCGCAGCGATATCTGGCGGTACTGCCACTGGGCGTTTTGCTGGAAAACCTGGGCGTCTACGCCGCGCTCATGGCTGGCGCTTGTGTGCAGCTCTATCCGCAGCAGCAGTTGGGGATGGGAGGGGCAAGCCAGGTCGATTTCAAGCGCCTGTTGGGCGCAATCGCCCTCAGTGGTGCTCAGAGCCTGATCCTTGTGCCGCAGCTGCTGATGGGGTTGGTGACAGCGATCGAGCGCGGGCTGATGCGGGTCGGCCCACTGCGTTTGGTGGCGGTAGGCGGGGCTCGGGTATCGCCAAGCCTGCTCGCGCGGGCCGAGGCAGTCGGTTTGCCGGTGTTCGAAGGTTACGGCTTGTCCGAGTGCGCCTCGGTAGTGGCGCTCAACCGCACAGGGGCTGTGCGCCCTGGGAGCGTCGGCAAGCCATTGCCGCATGTGCAGGTGCGCATCGCCGAGGATGGCGAAGTCCTGGTGGCCGGCTCGACATTGCTGGGCTACCTGGGAGAGCCGCCTGTAACCGGGCAGTGGTGGGCAACAGGCGATGTAGGCCACCTCGATGAGGATGGCTACCTCTACCTGGATGGCCGCAAGAAGCATCAGTTCATCACCAGCTTCGGGCGCAACGTCAACCCGGAGTGGGTAGAAGCCGAGCTGAGCCAAAGTGGTGTGATCGCCCAGGCTTTCGTGCATGGCGAAGCCTTGCCACGCAACCTTGCCTTGCTCTGGCCGCTGGATCCCGGCATCAGCGACGAGGCCATCGAACAGGCCGTACAGCAATGCAACGCGCGATTGCCCGATTACGCCAGGGTGCACGACTGGCGCCGCTTGCCAGTGCCTCTTAGCACGCTTGACGAAACCCTGACTGCCAATGGCCGCCCGCGACGTGAGGCGATCTTGCAGCGTTACCACACCCTGTTGTCCGACATCTCGTTGTGA
- the xth gene encoding exodeoxyribonuclease III has protein sequence MKALKIATFNINGIRSRLPALLAWLEREQPDIACLQELKAADQQFPRAELEAAGYGSLHHGQPSWNGVAILVRGSDPLEVRRGLPGLEEDSQSRYLEAAAHGVLVACLYLPNGNPLPGPKFDYKLHWFECLIQHARSLQESGHPTLLAGDFNVVPTDMDIYNPRSWLKDALLQPESRACYQRLLDQGWLDAIRHLYPDERVYTFWDYFRNHWARNAGLRIDHLLLNRELAPYLKRAGVDAWVRNQAKASDHAPVWIELGTRRARS, from the coding sequence ATGAAAGCGCTGAAGATTGCCACCTTCAACATCAATGGCATCCGCAGCCGCTTGCCGGCGCTGCTGGCCTGGCTGGAGCGGGAGCAGCCCGACATTGCCTGCCTGCAGGAGCTGAAGGCGGCCGATCAGCAGTTCCCTCGCGCAGAGCTGGAGGCAGCAGGCTATGGCAGCCTTCATCATGGGCAACCGTCATGGAACGGCGTGGCCATTCTGGTGCGGGGCAGTGATCCGCTCGAGGTTCGCCGCGGCTTGCCCGGCCTGGAAGAGGACAGCCAGAGCCGCTATCTGGAAGCTGCGGCACACGGGGTGTTGGTCGCTTGTCTCTATCTGCCGAACGGCAACCCGCTGCCCGGGCCCAAGTTCGATTACAAGCTGCACTGGTTCGAATGCCTGATCCAGCATGCGCGCAGCCTCCAGGAAAGTGGCCACCCCACGCTGCTGGCAGGGGATTTCAATGTCGTGCCCACCGACATGGACATCTATAACCCGCGTTCCTGGCTGAAGGACGCACTGCTGCAGCCTGAGTCGCGAGCGTGTTACCAACGACTGCTTGACCAGGGCTGGCTCGATGCCATACGCCATCTGTACCCGGACGAGCGTGTCTACACCTTCTGGGACTATTTTCGTAACCACTGGGCCCGCAATGCCGGGTTGCGAATCGATCACCTGTTGCTCAATCGCGAGCTTGCGCCTTATCTGAAACGGGCGGGTGTCGATGCATGGGTGCGCAACCAGGCCAAGGCCAGCGACCATGCGCCCGTCTGGATCGAGCTGGGTACGCGTCGTGCTCGGTCATAG
- a CDS encoding thermostable hemolysin, with protein MTQSHQWHSLLPLPIGSHADHQAHLSLHLSGDHGRGELEHFIHERFASVHQADVQHYLPELLALQGSHGRLIAAAGMRPASEGPLFLERYLDEPLESAVSRVTGASPDRNCMVEVGNLASLSAGSARIMIIAVTWLLAMRGLEWVAFTGAATLFNSFRRLGLVPTVLASADPARLQGQVDQWGTYYDQRPQVFAGNIGVGFDALKQAGMFERLGFPMLALETGHAA; from the coding sequence ATGACTCAGTCTCATCAATGGCACAGTTTGCTTCCGTTACCCATCGGTAGCCATGCCGATCATCAGGCGCATCTTTCTCTTCACCTTAGCGGCGATCATGGGCGAGGCGAGCTGGAGCACTTCATACACGAGCGCTTTGCCAGTGTGCACCAGGCGGATGTGCAGCATTACCTGCCGGAGCTGCTTGCCTTGCAGGGTAGCCACGGTCGCCTGATCGCGGCGGCAGGCATGCGGCCGGCCAGCGAAGGGCCGCTCTTTCTTGAGCGGTACCTGGACGAGCCTCTGGAATCCGCTGTTTCACGGGTAACCGGTGCCTCACCGGATCGCAACTGCATGGTAGAAGTAGGCAACCTGGCCTCGCTCAGCGCCGGTAGCGCTCGAATAATGATCATCGCCGTGACGTGGTTGCTGGCCATGCGCGGTCTGGAGTGGGTCGCATTCACGGGCGCCGCGACACTGTTCAACAGTTTCCGGCGACTGGGGCTGGTGCCCACTGTTCTGGCCTCAGCGGATCCTGCGCGCTTGCAGGGCCAAGTGGACCAGTGGGGGACCTATTACGACCAGCGACCCCAGGTATTTGCCGGCAACATAGGCGTTGGCTTCGATGCCCTGAAGCAGGCGGGCATGTTCGAGCGGCTTGGGTTTCCCATGTTAGCCCTGGAGACCGGCCATGCGGCATGA
- a CDS encoding DUF1852 domain-containing protein, with amino-acid sequence MDKAPTFTVKRIAFDEHYLPAENTRITTNFANLARGANRQQNLRNTLTMINNRFNALAHWDNPEHDRYRVELDIISVEMNLESAQYGNALPLIEILKTYIVDRKNNTRLEGMVGNNFSSYVRDYDFSVLLLEHNKHRSTFSTPDHFGELHGNLFKCFVNSQTYQEHFSKPPVICLSVSSSRTYLRTENQHPVLGVEYQQDEYSLTDEYFKKMGLTVRYFMPPNSVAPLAFYFAGDLLADYTDLELISTISTMDTFQKIYRPEIYNANSPAGKAYQPSLKNQDYSLTRIVYDREERSRLAIEQGKFAEEQFVKPYQATLAQWSAQYAR; translated from the coding sequence ATGGATAAAGCGCCAACATTCACCGTCAAGCGCATTGCGTTCGACGAACATTATCTCCCTGCCGAAAATACCCGCATCACGACCAACTTCGCCAATTTGGCACGGGGTGCAAACCGCCAGCAGAACCTGCGCAATACCCTGACGATGATCAATAACCGTTTCAATGCGCTGGCGCACTGGGACAACCCCGAACATGATCGCTACCGCGTAGAGCTGGACATCATATCGGTGGAAATGAACCTTGAAAGCGCGCAGTACGGCAATGCCCTGCCGCTGATCGAAATATTGAAAACCTATATTGTCGACCGCAAGAACAATACTCGCCTCGAAGGCATGGTAGGTAACAACTTCTCCTCGTACGTGCGCGATTACGACTTCAGCGTACTGTTACTTGAGCATAACAAGCATCGGTCGACCTTCAGCACACCTGATCATTTTGGCGAGCTGCACGGCAACCTGTTCAAATGCTTCGTCAACTCGCAAACCTACCAGGAGCATTTCAGCAAACCACCGGTTATCTGCCTGAGCGTATCCAGCAGCAGGACTTACCTGCGCACCGAAAATCAGCACCCTGTGCTAGGGGTTGAATACCAGCAGGATGAATACTCCCTGACAGACGAATACTTCAAGAAAATGGGCTTGACGGTGCGCTATTTCATGCCGCCGAACAGCGTCGCCCCGTTGGCGTTTTATTTTGCCGGCGACTTGCTGGCTGATTACACCGACCTTGAACTGATCAGCACCATCAGCACCATGGACACCTTTCAGAAAATCTACCGACCCGAGATCTACAACGCCAATTCTCCTGCGGGCAAGGCCTACCAGCCCAGCCTGAAGAACCAGGATTACTCGCTCACGCGCATTGTCTACGACCGGGAAGAGCGCAGCCGCCTGGCGATCGAGCAGGGCAAATTTGCCGAGGAGCAATTTGTCAAACCCTACCAGGCCACGCTGGCGCAATGGTCCGCTCAATACGCACGTTGA
- a CDS encoding peroxiredoxin: MIKTGDQLPDVTLYQYNNDAGACAIGPKAFSIRERCKHKKVLIFALPGAFTPTCSERHVPGYVAAAPALFAAGIDEILCVSVNDAFVMNAWGNSLQVGDAVKMIGDGNGEFSEALGLTQDLSARGLGRRSQRYAMLVDDQVVQYIAVESPGKFEVSDAASLLAVLR; this comes from the coding sequence ATGATCAAAACCGGCGATCAATTGCCCGACGTTACCCTTTATCAATACAACAACGACGCAGGCGCCTGCGCGATCGGCCCCAAGGCCTTTTCCATTCGCGAGCGTTGCAAGCACAAGAAGGTGCTGATCTTCGCGTTGCCGGGCGCGTTCACGCCGACTTGCTCTGAACGTCATGTTCCCGGTTATGTCGCGGCGGCCCCTGCGTTGTTCGCGGCTGGCATTGACGAAATCCTGTGCGTCTCGGTGAACGATGCCTTTGTCATGAACGCCTGGGGCAACAGCTTGCAGGTTGGGGATGCGGTCAAGATGATCGGCGATGGCAATGGCGAATTCAGCGAGGCGCTGGGCCTGACCCAGGACCTTTCGGCACGCGGTTTGGGGCGGCGCTCGCAGCGGTATGCGATGTTGGTCGACGACCAGGTAGTCCAGTACATTGCGGTTGAAAGCCCCGGCAAGTTCGAGGTCAGCGATGCGGCCAGCCTGCTGGCTGTGTTGCGCTAG
- a CDS encoding MFS transporter — protein MIRPLPTSPSLQKGAHSAAQVSSSRKTLVACSLGNALEMYDFTIYSFFAVLIGKHFFPSDSAMASLLMSLATFGVGFLMRPVGAMVIGRYADRHGRKAALSLTIGLMTLGTAMIAFAPTYSQIGIFATLLLVTGRLIQGMSAGGEVGTASVFLMESSAVGNRCQSVSWQAASQGYAALVGAGFGLALSQLLDPSALESWGWRIPFIFGLLIGPVGWYIRTRLPETHEAAPANKAAQGLDAELLKRIAQGIGLMASSTIGMYLFVFYMPTYLTTALHYPPGSAMAIACISSGCMAVICPLAGKFADKYQLRKRLLVWTVAAPVVLTLPVFYLLGQVQHMGLAMMGVAILILPTCIGAGAFFALIMEGFPKARRSFGTSVSYSLGVTLFGGFSPLVATWLIAALGTPLAPAYFLLAGGVVSLACLRYFPENKGCE, from the coding sequence ATGATCAGACCGCTACCCACATCGCCGAGCCTGCAAAAAGGTGCGCACTCAGCCGCGCAGGTATCGTCCTCCCGTAAAACCTTGGTCGCCTGCTCGTTGGGCAATGCGCTCGAAATGTACGACTTCACGATCTACAGCTTCTTCGCTGTACTGATCGGCAAGCACTTCTTCCCCTCCGACTCGGCCATGGCGTCGTTGTTGATGTCGCTGGCCACCTTTGGCGTCGGTTTCCTGATGCGCCCGGTCGGGGCGATGGTCATCGGTCGCTATGCTGACCGGCATGGACGCAAGGCCGCTTTGAGCCTGACCATCGGGCTGATGACCCTGGGCACCGCGATGATTGCCTTTGCGCCCACGTATTCACAGATCGGGATTTTCGCCACCTTGCTGCTGGTGACCGGCCGGCTCATCCAGGGCATGTCGGCAGGCGGGGAGGTCGGTACCGCGTCGGTATTCCTGATGGAATCCAGTGCGGTCGGCAATCGCTGCCAGAGCGTCAGCTGGCAGGCCGCCAGCCAAGGCTATGCCGCCTTGGTGGGGGCCGGCTTTGGCCTGGCCCTCAGCCAGTTGCTCGACCCTTCCGCGCTGGAAAGCTGGGGATGGCGCATACCGTTCATCTTCGGCTTGCTGATCGGGCCGGTCGGTTGGTACATACGCACGCGGTTGCCGGAAACCCACGAGGCCGCACCGGCGAATAAGGCAGCGCAGGGGCTGGATGCCGAACTGCTCAAACGCATCGCCCAAGGCATCGGCCTGATGGCCAGCTCGACCATTGGCATGTACCTGTTCGTGTTCTACATGCCGACCTACCTGACCACCGCCTTGCATTATCCACCCGGCAGCGCGATGGCGATTGCCTGCATCAGTAGCGGTTGCATGGCCGTCATCTGCCCGTTGGCCGGCAAATTCGCCGACAAGTATCAGCTCAGAAAACGCCTGCTGGTGTGGACGGTCGCCGCGCCGGTGGTGTTGACCCTGCCCGTGTTCTATCTGCTCGGGCAAGTGCAGCACATGGGCCTGGCCATGATGGGCGTGGCGATCCTGATCTTGCCGACCTGCATCGGTGCCGGTGCGTTCTTCGCGCTGATCATGGAGGGCTTCCCGAAGGCCAGGCGCTCCTTCGGCACCTCGGTCAGCTACAGCCTGGGTGTGACCCTGTTCGGTGGTTTTTCGCCGTTGGTGGCCACCTGGCTGATTGCAGCGTTGGGCACACCGTTGGCGCCAGCCTACTTCCTGCTGGCCGGCGGCGTCGTCAGCCTGGCCTGCCTCAGGTACTTCCCCGAAAACAAAGGATGCGAGTGA